From the Maioricimonas rarisocia genome, one window contains:
- a CDS encoding transglutaminase domain-containing protein, producing MSPDSLPQTARIRSSTSADLREIPHRSTSAGSARSQPQLQVVATILAMLAISTFAVICADGVASPGLLIWLAVQLLSMAAGGWLMRRLSRVRPEPPAISPVLVVLGLFPLVTELPSRHFLGIGHPLEMITMCVVRNVVIGLTIMSVWHPYQRLCVVMSLFLSLFGLTATRDLAAQILVGCFAIGGAIWLVMAHWESMRRRLRGRQKARLPVAAMVVPLLVVAACLLAARNDRVAVAMRGWLPSSGGEGASDPYARNGVGDGEQLVAGSERVQSFAPLEDAPFVQDDRPSLYDIFDDTYEEPLEVTQTDRAVALPPDLASRINEHLQSRMEKATREFSTDRARPESKSQRKAETVHSDALFHVVGRVPLHLRLEVYDLFDGIHWYPGKVQEFRPPLSIRQSEGKPWLTLPDRGGDLDYLGAAETHALKIVHLDSKTIPAPLFLHGVHIDRVDREEMFTHGPDGLVAMNRKRIPALVPIHIASRSIDRRALAGSGTQFRKAAGYPASALLPTAIDEQRLRRLAASITSERANGWDEISAVVEHLRREYEHDSSARRTGTDGTPVEDFLFDTQRGPDYQFATAAAVLLRCLGYSTRVVSGFYVDPEKYDPLARQTSVYTNDVHFWTEVRVSGGDWVTLEPTPGYEVLGPPPTWLDNVLASLNSTAAWTVDHWVAISVGLLAMSLLLYRRNEVLDTLDLLAWRVRPGRDASEIALRSFALLQRRARRARHTWQPGTTARSWLISLKNETDDAAATRLTSAAQLIEAAAYAQHSNVSDEDFRRVLHLWKDLLDRHSLAWFRNSTARRRQRQQRAQNVDATNST from the coding sequence ATGTCGCCTGACTCGCTCCCGCAGACGGCTCGGATCCGATCCTCCACGTCAGCAGATCTCCGTGAGATCCCGCATCGGTCGACGTCTGCCGGCTCCGCCCGTTCGCAGCCGCAGTTACAGGTCGTCGCGACCATTCTGGCGATGCTGGCCATCTCGACGTTTGCCGTCATCTGTGCAGACGGTGTGGCGAGCCCCGGCCTGCTGATCTGGCTGGCGGTGCAACTGCTGTCGATGGCGGCAGGCGGGTGGTTGATGCGGCGGCTTTCGCGTGTCCGTCCCGAACCACCGGCAATCTCGCCAGTGCTCGTCGTTCTGGGCCTGTTTCCGCTCGTCACCGAGCTGCCTTCGCGGCACTTCCTGGGCATTGGGCATCCGCTCGAGATGATCACGATGTGCGTGGTCCGCAACGTCGTCATCGGCCTGACCATCATGAGCGTCTGGCATCCGTACCAGCGTTTGTGCGTCGTGATGAGCCTTTTCCTGTCGCTGTTCGGACTGACCGCCACGCGGGACCTCGCCGCGCAGATTCTGGTCGGATGCTTCGCCATCGGCGGCGCCATCTGGCTGGTGATGGCTCACTGGGAGTCGATGCGGCGACGCCTGCGAGGACGGCAGAAGGCGCGACTGCCCGTCGCGGCCATGGTGGTTCCCCTGCTGGTCGTTGCCGCCTGTCTGCTGGCCGCAAGGAATGACCGTGTCGCCGTTGCCATGCGGGGATGGCTGCCCAGCTCCGGCGGGGAAGGGGCCAGTGATCCGTACGCGCGCAACGGCGTCGGCGACGGAGAGCAGCTCGTGGCGGGAAGCGAACGGGTGCAGAGTTTCGCTCCACTCGAGGACGCTCCCTTCGTGCAGGACGATCGGCCAAGCCTGTACGACATTTTCGACGACACCTACGAGGAACCGCTCGAGGTCACGCAAACCGATCGTGCTGTCGCGCTTCCGCCCGATCTGGCCAGCCGCATCAATGAACACCTGCAGTCCCGGATGGAGAAGGCGACGCGCGAGTTTTCCACCGACCGGGCCCGGCCGGAGTCGAAGTCGCAACGCAAGGCAGAGACGGTTCACAGCGACGCGCTGTTTCATGTCGTTGGCCGGGTGCCGTTGCACCTGCGGCTGGAAGTGTACGACCTGTTCGACGGCATTCACTGGTATCCGGGGAAAGTGCAGGAGTTTCGCCCCCCGCTGTCCATTCGGCAGTCGGAAGGGAAGCCGTGGCTGACACTGCCCGACCGCGGCGGAGATCTGGATTACCTCGGCGCGGCCGAGACGCACGCTCTGAAGATCGTGCACCTCGATTCGAAAACGATTCCGGCGCCGCTCTTCCTGCACGGCGTCCACATCGACCGGGTCGACCGGGAAGAGATGTTCACCCACGGTCCCGACGGACTGGTGGCGATGAATCGCAAGCGCATTCCGGCACTGGTACCGATTCACATTGCCTCCCGCAGCATCGACCGCCGTGCCCTGGCAGGAAGTGGTACGCAGTTCCGCAAGGCGGCAGGCTATCCGGCTTCCGCGCTACTGCCGACAGCGATCGACGAGCAACGATTGCGGCGACTGGCGGCTTCGATCACTAGTGAGCGAGCCAATGGCTGGGACGAGATCTCGGCAGTCGTCGAGCACCTCCGACGGGAGTACGAGCACGATTCGAGCGCACGGCGAACCGGGACGGACGGAACACCAGTCGAAGACTTCCTGTTCGATACGCAGCGGGGGCCGGACTACCAGTTCGCAACCGCCGCCGCGGTGCTGCTGCGCTGTTTGGGGTACTCCACCCGGGTCGTCAGCGGATTCTACGTCGATCCGGAAAAGTACGATCCGTTGGCACGTCAAACGTCGGTGTACACGAACGACGTCCACTTCTGGACCGAGGTCCGGGTTTCCGGCGGCGACTGGGTGACGCTCGAACCGACACCTGGCTACGAAGTTCTGGGTCCGCCACCCACGTGGCTCGACAACGTACTGGCGAGTTTGAACTCGACCGCGGCATGGACCGTCGACCACTGGGTCGCCATCTCCGTGGGCTTGCTGGCAATGAGCCTTCTGCTGTATCGCCGGAACGAAGTACTGGACACGCTGGACCTGCTGGCGTGGCGTGTTCGCCCAGGCCGCGATGCTTCGGAAATCGCACTGCGGAGCTTCGCACTGCTGCAGCGCCGCGCCCGTCGCGCCCGCCACACCTGGCAGCCGGGCACGACGGCCCGCTCGTGGCTGATTTCGCTAAAGAACGAGACGGACGATGCGGCGGCGACTCGCCTGACCTCGGCCGCACAGCTCATCGAAGCGGCCGCTTATGCGCAGCACTCCAATGTGTCGGACGAAGACTTTCGCCGCGTGCTGCACCTGTGGAAGGACCTGCTCGACCGCCACTCCCTCGCATGGTTCCGGAACAGCACAGCCCGCCGGCGACAACGACAGCAACGAGCGCAGAACGTCGACGCGACCAACTCAACCTGA
- a CDS encoding PQQ-binding-like beta-propeller repeat protein: MTFRFPQQRWRFLFAMMLIAHLITTDVSAEAAEPSPADNWAHWRGPEANGVSRTATPPVEWSEQKNVQWKVAIDGAGTSTPIVWGNKLFLLTATNTGRIDPTRPKPEDQPDRVFGIKYPNTYYRFEVLCLDRHSGKELWRQTATELVPHEGHHRDNDFASASPTTDGKRLYCWFGSAGLYSYDLDGNLLWSRDLGKAHVGASLGEGCSPVVHDDRLVIVRDHSRQSTIHVLDALSGEAVWEQNRDEPNAWATPRIIEQDGRPQVITAASNRIRTYDLNDGDVIWECGGLTGNVIPSPVVEDNIVYCMSGYQGHSLLAVRVNGTGNLTDSKAIVWRKERGTPYIPSPLLYDGMLYFTQSNQAILTVLDAKTGDAIIERTRLPGLSNIYASPVGADSRVYFNGRDGTTLVLERAEELKVLATNRLDDQFDASPALAGNQLFLRGSRFLYCLAETETSLRRHSSD, encoded by the coding sequence ATGACCTTTCGATTCCCGCAGCAGAGATGGCGATTCCTTTTCGCGATGATGCTCATCGCGCATCTGATCACGACGGACGTCTCCGCTGAAGCTGCAGAGCCTTCGCCTGCCGACAACTGGGCGCACTGGAGAGGACCTGAGGCGAATGGTGTCTCGCGGACGGCGACACCCCCCGTGGAGTGGAGCGAGCAGAAGAACGTCCAGTGGAAGGTGGCCATCGACGGAGCCGGCACCTCGACGCCGATCGTGTGGGGGAACAAGCTCTTTCTGCTGACTGCGACAAACACCGGACGCATCGATCCCACGCGGCCGAAGCCGGAAGACCAGCCGGACCGTGTGTTCGGCATCAAGTACCCGAACACTTACTACCGCTTCGAGGTGCTGTGTCTGGATCGTCACAGCGGGAAGGAGCTCTGGCGGCAGACGGCGACCGAACTCGTGCCGCATGAAGGGCACCACAGGGACAATGACTTCGCCTCCGCCTCACCGACCACGGACGGCAAACGGCTGTACTGCTGGTTCGGCTCGGCCGGCCTGTATAGCTACGATCTGGACGGCAATCTGTTGTGGTCCCGTGACCTGGGGAAAGCGCATGTCGGAGCGAGTCTTGGCGAAGGCTGCTCGCCGGTGGTCCACGACGACCGGCTGGTGATCGTCAGGGATCATTCCCGGCAGTCGACGATTCACGTACTCGATGCGCTCAGCGGAGAAGCCGTCTGGGAACAGAACCGCGACGAGCCGAATGCATGGGCCACGCCGCGGATCATCGAACAGGACGGACGGCCGCAGGTGATCACCGCTGCGTCGAACCGCATCCGCACGTACGATCTGAACGACGGGGACGTGATCTGGGAATGCGGTGGATTGACGGGGAACGTCATTCCATCGCCCGTGGTCGAAGACAACATCGTCTATTGCATGAGCGGCTACCAGGGGCACTCACTACTGGCTGTCCGCGTCAACGGCACCGGCAACCTGACCGATTCGAAGGCGATCGTCTGGCGCAAGGAGCGCGGCACGCCGTATATTCCCTCGCCACTTCTGTACGACGGCATGCTCTACTTCACACAGTCGAATCAGGCGATTCTTACGGTGCTGGACGCGAAGACCGGCGATGCGATCATCGAGCGAACCCGACTGCCAGGACTGTCAAACATCTACGCCTCGCCGGTGGGGGCCGACAGCCGCGTCTACTTCAACGGCCGCGACGGCACGACGCTGGTGCTCGAACGGGCGGAAGAACTGAAGGTCCTTGCCACAAACCGGCTCGACGATCAGTTCGATGCATCGCCGGCTCTGGCGGGGAATCAACTGTTCCTCCGCGGCAGCCGGTTCCTGTACTGTCTTGCTGAAACCGAAACGTCGTTGCGGCGGCACAGCTCCGACTGA
- a CDS encoding right-handed parallel beta-helix repeat-containing protein produces MNRTTLFVPVLLAALLTAGVCPAAVPTADFFVSPNGADQWSGTLPEPNAGRTDGPFATLERARYAVRESGKNRSGDVVVLIRGGTYRLKETVVFGVHDSGRGDSTVTYAAYPGETPVFSSGHEIHDWTLLTTAPPGLPAEAIGKVQVADVSDRFHALFDAEGLLPRARSQGFIPLAGGSRNELRFPAGRLRDWPNVEDVEIVVRPHHAWIVNILPLESVDEQRQIARTSISATYAMNRLHFLKQTESCWVENALEELDEPGEWALDTKQGRLYLWPRNDSPVLAPQLLELIRIEGDIDREGPQDAPVRNLRFRGLTFMHGDRYQLASDDAGLQHDWDMHDKANALVRLRGTENCVIEQCRFAHSGSGAIRVDLHGQRNTLSGNLIEHMGGAGILLCGYGPGTKDVNRKNLVHNNHIHHVGQILWHSPGIMLWQSGENRVTNNLVHHTPYTAIIVSGCMTGFFTRQGRELGRTIRRHEIVGLPRSPQLKDVRPYLHTRDNVIESNEIHHAMELLGDGNAIYIRGAGAGNVIRRNYIHHLVAPMQMQAAIRTDGGQRDTLIAENLIWKCTSQGIILKLNNRCENNIVADIIAPPRGYYLAVREGPMTGATIRRNIFYSSSDTCTFIDELPPGRGRTNEDRRGRTLAAAKQADTDRNIYFCAARPELGRQMLEKQQRDGVDAHSLAVDPLFVDPAKGDFRLKPESPALKLGIVPFDMSKVGLID; encoded by the coding sequence ATGAATAGAACCACGCTCTTCGTTCCGGTCCTGCTGGCTGCATTGCTGACGGCAGGCGTCTGCCCGGCCGCAGTGCCGACCGCTGACTTCTTCGTTTCACCGAACGGGGCCGACCAATGGTCGGGGACGTTGCCGGAGCCGAATGCGGGGCGAACAGATGGACCGTTTGCGACACTCGAGCGCGCGCGGTACGCCGTGCGGGAATCGGGTAAGAACCGGTCGGGGGACGTTGTGGTTCTGATTCGCGGTGGCACGTACCGACTGAAGGAGACCGTCGTATTCGGCGTTCACGATTCCGGACGAGGCGACTCGACTGTCACCTACGCTGCTTATCCGGGCGAGACTCCCGTTTTCAGTTCCGGCCACGAGATTCACGACTGGACGCTACTGACTACTGCCCCCCCGGGCCTCCCGGCAGAAGCCATCGGCAAGGTGCAGGTGGCAGATGTCTCCGACCGGTTTCATGCCCTCTTCGATGCGGAAGGCCTGCTGCCACGGGCACGATCGCAGGGCTTCATTCCCCTCGCGGGCGGAAGCCGCAATGAGCTTCGCTTTCCCGCCGGTCGGCTGCGGGACTGGCCGAATGTGGAAGACGTCGAGATCGTCGTTCGTCCGCATCACGCATGGATCGTGAACATCCTGCCGTTGGAATCTGTCGACGAGCAGAGACAGATTGCCCGCACGTCCATCAGCGCAACGTATGCGATGAACCGGCTCCATTTCCTGAAACAGACGGAATCGTGCTGGGTCGAGAATGCGCTGGAAGAACTCGACGAACCGGGCGAGTGGGCACTCGATACGAAGCAGGGCAGGCTTTACCTCTGGCCCCGGAACGACTCGCCGGTGCTGGCTCCGCAACTGTTGGAGCTGATCCGCATCGAAGGCGATATCGATCGCGAAGGTCCGCAGGACGCGCCGGTCCGGAATCTCCGCTTTCGGGGTCTGACGTTCATGCACGGCGATCGCTATCAGCTCGCCAGTGACGATGCCGGCCTGCAGCATGATTGGGACATGCACGACAAGGCCAATGCCCTGGTCCGGCTGCGGGGGACCGAGAACTGCGTGATCGAGCAGTGCCGGTTCGCCCACAGCGGCAGCGGTGCGATCCGCGTCGACCTGCACGGACAACGGAACACTCTTTCCGGCAACCTCATCGAGCATATGGGCGGAGCCGGGATTCTGCTATGCGGCTACGGTCCGGGGACCAAGGACGTCAACCGAAAGAATCTCGTCCACAACAATCACATTCATCACGTCGGTCAGATCCTGTGGCACTCTCCCGGGATCATGCTCTGGCAGAGCGGCGAAAATCGGGTTACGAACAACCTCGTGCATCATACGCCCTACACCGCAATCATCGTTTCCGGCTGCATGACCGGCTTTTTCACCCGGCAGGGACGAGAACTCGGCCGAACGATCAGGCGGCACGAGATTGTCGGCCTGCCGCGCAGCCCGCAACTGAAAGACGTGCGTCCCTACCTGCACACCCGCGACAACGTCATCGAATCCAACGAGATTCATCATGCGATGGAGTTGCTGGGGGACGGCAATGCGATCTACATCCGCGGCGCGGGGGCGGGCAATGTGATCCGGCGGAACTACATCCATCACCTGGTGGCTCCAATGCAGATGCAGGCGGCGATTCGCACCGACGGCGGTCAGAGGGATACGCTGATCGCCGAAAACCTGATCTGGAAGTGCACTTCGCAGGGAATCATCCTGAAGCTGAACAACCGCTGCGAAAACAACATTGTTGCAGACATTATCGCTCCTCCCCGGGGCTACTATCTCGCAGTCCGCGAAGGACCGATGACGGGCGCGACGATCAGACGCAACATCTTTTACTCGTCATCCGACACGTGCACCTTCATCGACGAATTGCCGCCCGGCAGGGGCCGCACGAACGAAGATCGCAGAGGTCGAACGCTCGCGGCCGCGAAGCAGGCCGATACCGACAGGAACATCTATTTCTGCGCAGCCAGACCGGAGCTCGGCCGGCAGATGCTGGAGAAACAGCAACGGGATGGAGTCGACGCTCACAGCCTGGCTGTCGATCCGCTCTTTGTTGATCCGGCGAAGGGGGACTTCCGGCTGAAACCGGAGTCCCCTGCCCTCAAGCTGGGTATTGTGCCGTTCGATATGTCGAAGGTCGGACTGATCGATTGA
- a CDS encoding AAA family ATPase, whose protein sequence is MQQTVERDSALSTEGDAIEPLTDAVNVIRRRLNRVLRGKEEAIELVLACLLARGHLLLEDKPGLGKTTLAKALAQSIGGTFARVQCTPDLLPGDVTGFNVYNQRTQQFEFRSGPVFSDVLLADEINRATPRTQSSLLEAMAERQVTVDTVQHTLSRRFFVIATQNPVDEHGTYPLPEAQLDRFAMKLSLGYPGREDERLMLQDALITSDESSVADEEPVLEAGQLDALQHAVAQIHVDAKIHDYLLDVGEATRRHKQVILGISPRGLLTWQRIAQAHAFLEGRQFVVPDDLQQTARPVLSVRLGVEHGNALPIVAELLEEVPVPAYQAPARS, encoded by the coding sequence ATGCAACAGACTGTCGAACGTGACTCCGCACTCAGTACCGAGGGGGACGCCATCGAGCCACTGACCGACGCAGTCAACGTCATCCGTCGGCGACTCAATCGCGTCCTGCGGGGCAAGGAAGAGGCGATCGAACTGGTGCTCGCCTGTCTGCTGGCCCGAGGTCACCTGCTTCTGGAAGACAAGCCGGGACTGGGCAAGACAACACTCGCGAAGGCACTCGCCCAGAGCATCGGAGGAACGTTTGCCCGCGTGCAGTGCACGCCGGACCTGCTGCCGGGCGACGTAACCGGCTTTAACGTCTACAACCAGCGCACACAGCAGTTCGAGTTTCGCAGTGGTCCGGTCTTCTCGGACGTGCTGCTGGCCGACGAGATCAATCGCGCCACCCCCCGAACGCAGAGTTCGCTGCTCGAAGCAATGGCCGAACGCCAGGTCACTGTCGACACGGTGCAGCATACGCTCTCGCGGCGTTTCTTCGTCATCGCGACACAGAACCCCGTCGATGAGCATGGAACGTATCCACTTCCGGAGGCTCAACTGGACCGGTTCGCGATGAAGCTGAGTCTCGGCTATCCCGGTCGCGAGGATGAACGGCTGATGCTGCAGGACGCTCTCATCACATCGGATGAGTCGTCCGTCGCGGATGAAGAACCGGTGCTCGAAGCCGGACAGCTCGACGCGCTGCAGCACGCGGTCGCCCAAATTCATGTCGATGCAAAGATCCACGATTACCTGCTCGATGTGGGCGAAGCGACCCGGCGGCACAAGCAGGTCATTCTTGGCATCAGTCCCCGTGGCCTGCTGACCTGGCAGCGAATTGCACAGGCCCACGCGTTTCTCGAGGGACGCCAGTTTGTCGTCCCCGATGACCTGCAGCAGACGGCCCGTCCCGTTCTCAGCGTGCGTCTCGGCGTCGAGCACGGCAACGCACTGCCGATCGTCGCCGAGTTGCTCGAAGAAGTTCCCGTCCCCGCGTATCAGGCACCGGCACGCAGCTGA
- a CDS encoding permease has product MTEVLIWSFVLRLTQAFIAASPFILAGLIVAGIFRRLMGRESTRRLFGGSSGRSHLQAWGLGMLLPICSLGVIPVIRELRGMGLRGGTILAFAMAAPLFNPLSVLYGLTLSEPIAIVAFAFCSLIVVTGVGMVWDRLFPESSQTEEEPAPVGAGLKRMLAIGVAAARQAGGASALYILAGLIGVALLGVIVPPGALQHAMNGDNPLAPLTMTAAAIPVYATPMLAMSQLGMMFQHANSPGAAFVLLALGAGMNLGLVIWMWRQYGLRRSAAWMGLLLVVVLGLAYGVDRPLYPHAIDPADHTHAFDIYCRPFYSDNASPGAAALATLRRDTKPYELYPVAMLGLLVAAGLLLNLLDRQGRIEHWLEAAPQTEVPRRFDVVLPGPVLGGIALVGLVITSIVGCYAYYPPPAEVLEEMNVVKAEALGSALSEDASHATYWIEVYDDWSRKLEVGAFLRDWQLSDYHRMKARILREQLELLEHEIEHQDHEEVQRLVAKVSRSQSRLKTAFLEER; this is encoded by the coding sequence ATGACCGAGGTTCTCATCTGGAGTTTCGTTCTGCGGCTGACGCAGGCCTTCATCGCCGCATCACCTTTCATCCTTGCCGGCCTGATCGTTGCGGGAATTTTCCGGCGACTGATGGGCCGCGAGTCGACGCGACGACTCTTCGGAGGCTCCTCCGGCCGTTCCCACCTCCAGGCGTGGGGACTGGGAATGCTGCTTCCGATCTGCTCGCTGGGAGTGATCCCCGTCATTCGTGAACTGCGTGGAATGGGATTGCGCGGAGGAACGATCCTCGCCTTCGCCATGGCCGCACCGCTGTTCAATCCGCTGTCGGTGCTGTACGGCCTGACGCTTTCGGAGCCGATCGCGATCGTTGCGTTTGCGTTCTGCTCCCTGATCGTGGTGACCGGAGTCGGAATGGTCTGGGATCGGCTGTTCCCCGAGAGCAGCCAGACCGAGGAAGAACCTGCGCCCGTCGGCGCCGGACTGAAGCGGATGCTGGCCATCGGCGTGGCGGCCGCACGGCAGGCCGGAGGCGCCTCGGCCCTGTACATTCTCGCCGGCCTGATCGGCGTGGCGCTGCTCGGCGTGATCGTTCCACCGGGGGCGCTGCAGCATGCGATGAACGGCGACAATCCGCTGGCACCGCTGACGATGACGGCAGCCGCGATTCCGGTCTATGCGACGCCGATGCTCGCCATGAGCCAGCTCGGCATGATGTTTCAACATGCGAACTCGCCAGGAGCCGCCTTCGTTCTGCTCGCGCTGGGGGCCGGCATGAATCTCGGGCTGGTCATCTGGATGTGGCGTCAGTACGGACTGCGCCGCAGTGCGGCGTGGATGGGACTGCTGCTGGTCGTGGTGCTCGGACTGGCCTATGGAGTCGATCGCCCGCTCTATCCGCACGCAATCGATCCGGCCGATCACACGCATGCGTTCGACATTTACTGTCGACCGTTCTACAGCGACAACGCCTCCCCGGGGGCAGCCGCGCTGGCAACGCTGCGCCGTGACACCAAGCCGTACGAACTGTATCCCGTGGCGATGCTGGGCCTGCTGGTCGCTGCCGGGCTTCTGCTGAATCTGCTGGATCGACAGGGACGGATCGAACACTGGCTCGAGGCGGCTCCGCAGACAGAGGTTCCGCGGCGCTTCGATGTCGTCCTCCCGGGGCCGGTCCTCGGCGGCATCGCTCTCGTCGGTCTGGTGATTACGAGCATTGTCGGCTGCTACGCCTACTATCCGCCGCCGGCCGAAGTGCTGGAAGAGATGAACGTTGTCAAAGCGGAGGCGCTGGGATCGGCACTTTCGGAGGATGCCTCGCATGCAACGTACTGGATCGAGGTGTACGATGACTGGTCCCGCAAACTCGAGGTGGGTGCCTTTCTGCGGGACTGGCAACTGAGCGACTATCACCGCATGAAGGCCCGTATTCTCCGAGAACAGCTCGAACTCCTGGAGCATGAGATTGAACATCAGGACCACGAGGAGGTTCAGCGGCTCGTGGCCAAGGTCTCACGGTCGCAGTCCCGCCTCAAAACCGCATTTCTCGAGGAACGTTGA
- a CDS encoding DUF58 domain-containing protein codes for MRYVSIILDRAHAALSHDFCPWANRWVYWLKQPLAAVLLAATVALICGLLVNPSALIVLAAAALIGCLGIVWPLIAVRGLRCEAEFLSSRCRVGEAIEVRIRLRNRWPWPLWGLSVRRGFTDPGDESAGIALARVAAWSETEWEWTFRPHRRGVFPTERPQIDTGFPFGLIHARAPVDVTGELVVWPRSIRLDAMPDTVEIRGREDRLTDRRAGDLGDFLGTRAFRDGDSLRRVHWGQTARFGRMIVTEREAPVACAVQLRIDTAASVHRIANGSSSLERVLTVAASILESLHRQHARIDVVMGTQTFAAGSGSGDLRRCLDAIARVPEAGDPSGGSECTLDRLSRHTSTIAVTTDLALRQHVAHQHRSSRARYVVVRTDAGSSGRSAEKTVEGCDCHAWVELAAGDPVEMILPESWRRACHVA; via the coding sequence ATGCGATACGTCAGCATCATTCTCGACCGGGCTCACGCGGCACTCAGTCACGATTTCTGCCCGTGGGCCAATCGCTGGGTGTACTGGCTGAAGCAGCCTTTGGCCGCCGTGCTGCTGGCCGCCACCGTGGCTCTGATCTGTGGTCTGCTGGTGAATCCCTCGGCACTGATCGTGCTGGCCGCAGCCGCACTGATCGGCTGTCTGGGAATCGTCTGGCCTTTGATCGCCGTACGTGGACTCCGCTGCGAAGCGGAATTCCTGTCGTCGCGTTGCCGGGTCGGAGAAGCCATTGAAGTGCGAATCCGGCTGCGCAACCGCTGGCCCTGGCCCCTCTGGGGACTCTCCGTCCGACGCGGATTCACCGACCCCGGAGACGAGTCGGCCGGGATTGCACTGGCACGGGTGGCGGCGTGGTCGGAAACCGAATGGGAATGGACGTTCCGCCCCCACCGACGGGGTGTGTTTCCGACGGAACGTCCACAGATTGATACCGGTTTCCCGTTCGGATTGATCCATGCCCGGGCACCGGTTGACGTGACCGGCGAACTGGTCGTCTGGCCGCGCTCGATCCGCCTGGATGCGATGCCGGACACCGTCGAAATCCGCGGACGCGAAGATCGCCTCACCGATCGACGTGCCGGCGATCTGGGAGACTTTCTGGGCACGCGGGCTTTTCGTGACGGCGATTCGTTACGACGTGTGCACTGGGGACAGACGGCCCGGTTCGGACGGATGATCGTCACGGAACGGGAGGCGCCCGTTGCGTGTGCGGTGCAGCTGCGAATCGACACCGCCGCGTCGGTCCACCGGATCGCCAACGGCAGCAGTTCACTCGAACGGGTGCTGACAGTCGCGGCCAGCATTCTCGAATCCCTGCACCGTCAACATGCACGTATCGACGTCGTCATGGGGACGCAGACATTTGCCGCAGGGTCCGGCAGTGGCGACCTGCGTCGATGTCTCGACGCGATCGCCCGCGTGCCGGAGGCCGGTGATCCTTCCGGCGGCTCGGAATGCACGCTGGATCGGCTGTCGCGGCATACTTCGACAATCGCCGTGACGACGGATCTGGCTCTGCGGCAACATGTCGCCCACCAGCATCGTTCGTCTCGCGCACGGTACGTCGTCGTGCGGACCGATGCCGGCAGCAGTGGCCGATCGGCCGAGAAGACTGTCGAGGGTTGCGACTGCCATGCCTGGGTGGAACTGGCAGCAGGTGACCCGGTGGAGATGATTCTGCCGGAATCGTGGCGGAGGGCCTGCCATGTCGCCTGA
- a CDS encoding Fur family transcriptional regulator, translated as MGSRNSKLSVDTADEMLRSRGLRRTYTRISILQCLDARTAPVTHAEMTVLLAPLGMDGSTIFRGLNDLAEAGLVCRLDPGDRVWRFELRDDPLTPDDSPRQHPHRFCSACGRIDCLTDQNGHPSGRDVSDWQVEQIVFVGKCPECTVCPANAASG; from the coding sequence ATGGGCTCTCGCAATTCGAAACTGAGCGTCGACACCGCCGACGAAATGCTTCGGTCGCGCGGCCTTCGCCGCACGTATACCCGGATCAGTATTCTGCAGTGCCTGGATGCACGGACGGCCCCGGTCACGCACGCGGAAATGACGGTTCTGCTCGCACCGCTCGGGATGGACGGTTCGACGATCTTCCGCGGCCTGAATGATCTCGCAGAGGCCGGCCTGGTTTGCCGGCTCGATCCCGGAGACCGCGTCTGGCGGTTTGAATTGCGCGACGATCCACTGACACCCGACGACTCCCCCCGGCAGCATCCCCACCGGTTCTGCAGCGCGTGTGGCCGTATCGATTGCCTCACCGACCAGAATGGTCACCCCTCCGGCAGGGACGTGAGCGACTGGCAGGTCGAGCAGATCGTCTTTGTCGGCAAGTGCCCTGAGTGCACGGTCTGTCCGGCGAATGCAGCGAGCGGGTAA
- a CDS encoding YbeD family protein, with translation MDQLPTIELLEATHQFPGRYVFKVIGTTEDRFIGRVVQAVRAELASDMEPSFSSRTTAGGRHVSVTIEPEVKEAQQVLAIYERLRELDGLVMLF, from the coding sequence GTGGATCAGCTACCGACAATTGAACTGCTCGAGGCGACACACCAGTTCCCCGGCCGGTACGTTTTCAAGGTCATCGGGACGACCGAGGACCGGTTTATTGGCCGCGTTGTCCAGGCCGTCCGTGCCGAACTTGCCAGCGACATGGAGCCATCCTTCAGCTCCCGTACGACGGCGGGAGGACGGCACGTGTCAGTGACGATCGAGCCGGAAGTCAAGGAGGCCCAGCAGGTTCTGGCGATCTATGAGCGTCTGAGGGAACTGGACGGCCTCGTCATGCTGTTTTGA